In a genomic window of Thermodesulfobacteriota bacterium:
- a CDS encoding class I adenylate-forming enzyme family protein, whose amino-acid sequence MSTLTEILLSAEERFSYRTAVIEDGVSVTYGDLARISRGFASFLSSRGIKKGDRVAIFLPNSIEFVTAVFGASLAGAVSVPVNSTFKTEEVAFYLEHSGARLIVTSDELEHTASGASSGKGVKVVSIKGEGAGWKFHGQLAGKDFDALAAGPEDEAVYLYSTGSTGKPKRVARTHYNLSALADNHTQTVGWTCEDRILFAVPISHTYAFGNFISAVKSGATVVVSREFNRNRVLDLLERERITVFPAVPVMLDVLSKTHLAEPGDFTSLKLVISAGAPLQERTFFKFHERFSVYPRQLYGSTETGVISINLCGEDEIETRRSSVGRPVKNVIVKVFGEDGFEVAAGMTGEIAVKSPSMTTGYYGLPEETARVFRDGYYFTGDLGFIDEAGYIYIKGRKKFLINVGGFKVDPEEVESLLSRHPDVVEAAVLGITDNLGNERVKAVIVARRPMDVKDVLDFLKDRIAGYKLPALVEFRPELPRSPAGKILRERLK is encoded by the coding sequence ATGAGCACGCTGACTGAAATATTGTTATCGGCGGAAGAACGGTTCTCCTATCGCACTGCCGTCATAGAAGACGGCGTGAGCGTCACGTATGGGGACCTCGCCCGCATCTCCCGGGGCTTCGCGTCCTTTCTCTCCTCACGCGGAATTAAAAAAGGGGACAGGGTGGCAATATTCCTCCCCAACTCTATCGAGTTCGTGACGGCTGTTTTCGGAGCGTCTCTCGCCGGCGCCGTATCGGTCCCTGTAAACAGCACCTTCAAGACGGAAGAGGTCGCATTTTATCTCGAGCATTCGGGCGCGAGGCTGATTGTTACATCGGACGAGCTCGAGCATACCGCTTCCGGGGCTTCGTCCGGGAAAGGCGTAAAGGTCGTATCGATAAAAGGAGAGGGCGCTGGCTGGAAGTTCCACGGACAGCTAGCGGGAAAGGACTTCGACGCCCTGGCCGCCGGGCCGGAAGACGAGGCGGTATATCTTTACTCGACCGGGTCCACCGGAAAACCGAAGAGGGTTGCGAGGACACACTACAATCTATCCGCCCTCGCGGACAACCACACGCAGACAGTCGGCTGGACCTGCGAAGACAGGATACTCTTCGCCGTCCCCATTTCTCACACTTACGCCTTCGGGAACTTTATAAGCGCCGTCAAATCAGGGGCTACTGTAGTCGTTTCAAGGGAGTTCAACAGGAACCGGGTCCTCGATCTCCTCGAAAGGGAGCGCATTACGGTCTTCCCGGCCGTCCCGGTCATGCTCGACGTGCTCTCGAAGACGCACCTGGCCGAGCCCGGGGATTTCACTTCGCTGAAACTTGTCATATCAGCAGGCGCACCGCTTCAGGAACGTACCTTTTTCAAATTCCATGAGAGGTTTTCCGTCTATCCGCGGCAGCTGTACGGATCGACGGAGACGGGGGTCATATCGATCAACCTCTGCGGCGAAGATGAGATAGAGACGCGGCGGAGTTCCGTAGGCAGGCCCGTGAAGAACGTAATCGTGAAGGTGTTCGGGGAAGACGGATTTGAAGTCGCCGCGGGAATGACGGGGGAGATAGCCGTAAAAAGCCCCTCCATGACCACAGGCTATTACGGGCTTCCCGAGGAAACGGCGAGGGTGTTCAGGGATGGGTATTACTTCACGGGCGATCTGGGTTTCATTGACGAAGCGGGTTATATATACATCAAGGGGCGCAAGAAATTCCTCATCAACGTCGGCGGCTTCAAGGTCGACCCGGAAGAAGTGGAGAGCCTCCTCTCGCGGCACCCGGACGTTGTCGAGGCCGCGGTACTTGGTATTACGGATAACCTCGGGAACGAGCGGGTGAAAGCTGTCATAGTCGCCCGGCGGCCGATGGATGTTAAGGACGTGCTCGACTTCCTCAAGGACAGGATCGCCGGGTACAAGCTCCCGGCTCTCGTCGAATTCCGCCCGGAGCTTCCGAGGAGCCCGGCTGGTAAAATATTGAGAGAGAGATTGAAGTGA